One window of Methanobacterium alkalithermotolerans genomic DNA carries:
- a CDS encoding tetratricopeptide repeat protein has product MKLKEYILSQKGTSEFKNFKLEFETVDMLLDNAEALVNMGNYAESIKYYDKVLKIEPNNFDAILNKGMSLADMGIFEKAIGCYDQVLQSEPDHTRALDNKGIALINLGNPKGAIKYFDKVLNSDPDYPMVNIHKGMALIELGKLEESMKHANEELKRDPENHSAWLIKGNALNLLNRLDESIKCYNNTLKYDENNADAWLNKGSALAKMEKNEEAFECYDRALSLGLDENDIIMIFSNKGNILNGLGKYEEALECYDKVLEINPEEYMAWLNKGNLYAMTQEYEEALECFEETLKYNNLCIGAIINKGVSLSRLGKDQEAVEFFDKALKLNLDDNDKSSVLSMKNKIKEQLEVNKSEKSFELKIEPKEIDESINKDNMPPFNEKFGIKMGLLPYGVIFLINNDLHINNIIEESQNDNEDSSDDIDLKVTMDSYKLLKRENIKGKILQDTLGNNYQRIYSYGSISKAHHVLIKFKKGGIIYV; this is encoded by the coding sequence TTGAAACTAAAAGAATACATACTTTCACAAAAAGGAACTTCTGAATTTAAAAATTTTAAATTAGAATTTGAAACAGTTGATATGCTATTAGATAATGCAGAGGCTTTAGTTAATATGGGTAACTATGCAGAATCTATAAAATATTATGATAAAGTCTTAAAGATAGAACCTAATAATTTTGATGCCATTTTAAACAAGGGAATGTCACTTGCAGATATGGGAATCTTTGAAAAAGCAATAGGATGTTATGATCAGGTATTGCAGAGTGAACCAGATCATACTAGAGCATTGGATAATAAAGGAATAGCTCTAATTAATCTAGGAAATCCTAAAGGAGCTATAAAATATTTTGATAAAGTCTTAAATTCAGATCCAGATTATCCCATGGTTAATATTCATAAAGGTATGGCACTTATCGAATTGGGAAAGTTAGAAGAGTCTATGAAACATGCCAATGAAGAGTTAAAAAGAGATCCTGAAAATCATAGTGCATGGTTAATCAAAGGAAATGCATTGAATTTATTGAATAGGCTTGATGAATCAATTAAATGCTATAATAATACTTTAAAATATGATGAAAATAATGCAGATGCTTGGTTAAATAAAGGCTCTGCTCTTGCAAAAATGGAAAAAAATGAAGAAGCATTTGAATGTTATGATAGGGCATTATCTTTAGGACTTGATGAAAATGATATAATAATGATTTTTTCCAATAAAGGAAATATTCTCAATGGCCTCGGGAAATATGAGGAAGCTTTAGAATGCTATGATAAAGTATTAGAAATTAATCCAGAAGAGTATATGGCTTGGTTAAATAAAGGAAATTTATATGCAATGACGCAGGAGTATGAGGAAGCTTTAGAATGCTTTGAGGAAACCTTAAAATATAACAATCTATGTATTGGAGCAATAATAAATAAAGGAGTTTCACTTTCGCGGCTAGGAAAAGACCAAGAAGCAGTTGAATTTTTTGATAAGGCTTTAAAATTGAATTTAGATGATAATGATAAGTCTTCAGTATTATCTATGAAAAATAAGATTAAGGAGCAACTTGAAGTAAATAAAAGTGAAAAAAGCTTCGAATTAAAAATAGAGCCAAAAGAAATTGATGAATCAATAAATAAAGATAATATGCCTCCATTTAATGAAAAATTTGGAATAAAGATGGGACTTTTACCATATGGTGTAATTTTTTTGATAAATAATGATTTGCATATAAATAATATAATTGAAGAGAGCCAAAATGATAATGAAGATTCATCAGATGATATTGACCTTAAAGTTACAATGGATTCATATAAGCTTTTGAAAAGGGAAAATATCAAAGGAAAAATACTACAAGATACGTTAGGAAATAATTATCAACGGATCTATAGTTATGGCAGTATTTCTAAAGCACATCATGTTCTAATCAAATTCAAAAAGGGAGGTATTATATATGTCTAG
- a CDS encoding tetratricopeptide repeat protein has translation MFNKANELLFSQQFKESLKCYDELLNINPDHIGALNNKATILAEIGKLDESIEFYNRSILLDLNNAEALYNKAGILTTMGKLKEAIQCIDEV, from the coding sequence TTGTTTAATAAAGCTAATGAATTACTATTTTCTCAACAATTCAAGGAATCACTAAAATGCTATGATGAACTATTAAATATAAATCCGGATCATATTGGGGCCTTGAACAATAAAGCGACTATTCTTGCAGAAATAGGAAAACTAGATGAATCAATTGAATTTTATAATAGATCTATTTTATTAGATTTAAATAATGCAGAAGCATTATACAATAAAGCAGGCATCCTTACAACTATGGGTAAACTCAAAGAAGCTATTCAATGCATTGATGAAGTTTAG
- a CDS encoding tetratricopeptide repeat protein, which yields MVNEKAKKLFEKGVEFLNQNKFEDAIRSFDAALKIDDEYSDALNSKGVALSYLGKHQEAIDCFDKALEINPSNFGIWFNKGNIFAQLGNKKDAIKCFDESLK from the coding sequence TTGGTTAATGAAAAAGCAAAAAAGCTATTTGAAAAAGGGGTAGAATTTTTAAATCAGAATAAATTTGAAGATGCCATAAGATCTTTTGATGCTGCCTTAAAAATTGATGATGAATATTCAGATGCTTTAAATAGTAAAGGAGTGGCTTTATCGTATTTAGGTAAACATCAAGAAGCCATTGATTGTTTTGATAAGGCCCTGGAGATAAATCCTTCCAATTTTGGAATTTGGTTTAATAAAGGTAATATATTTGCTCAATTAGGGAATAAAAAAGATGCTATTAAATGTTTTGATGAATCACTAAAATAG
- a CDS encoding helicase-related protein: protein MDIKANQYTKFTDILAYDVLEKLKGKHDKFDRFESFDKPSKTFILGTLADKSKDDEITLKRKKTSVKNSSLSVKFLLEQFKDPITVIPSLSVYYRVYPTFEEQINFIKSKNLEDDKTVPLARIWKRKDLKFNPISLKIDDLDHYLDFEVVIGDIRLEEDLYLSGTEIPISSLENDSTFYSHIDSLKNKKIIPNFKWECRLYLEKDKLLHHQEELLLVELGMVNETEENNRYETFLFDCQMEIELNKNEIKPFIYNYNYENYLKSYESHLRCLNCHANYNPSENRITTQSYAKFNQIKVSPRNSIKDLKFDFKSLMQDSGLEKLQKLQDLMENHYEDCLGSNYDLEYLNSLDNFKNMQERFKNGLEILKSEKNIFKAFKFMNKSFLKNSKGYDSWRIFQIVFIVCVIPEIVEKNAQRDVCDLLHVMTGGGKSEAYFGIVLFSAFYDRLSGKEFGVTALTKFPLRMLSIQQLQRIANLFMWAEEIRKEEELGGEPFSIAYFVGQSKEFPRFNNDIIKKILKAKTKNKKIDGRIIDSCPICQGNVFLEVDPQKQIILHQCDECNRNFRLFFTDDEIYRFIPTFIVCTVDKLAGIALNRRFKNLFGGKIDECPNGHGFMPRNDSCESTTDIKCGEFGKPINVSFNTGPSLIIQDEMHLIKEGFGTIDSHFESLFESMQYEFTGEKFKNIAMSATVTGAKDQIEHLYHKKIRVFPCRLLDKNNNDFFFENILENNQPVQQRQIIGLKPNLRDNNFALLLTLNYISEFIKRVEDDLTKFADMHDFNQNELVEILKSYKNILTYHNKKSDVHQMNFFLDDYVNSKTELYQIEPLILTGDNSLDHIKESIKHINHFYDDITKKEKLLAVFATSIVSHGVDIDKWNVMMFQGMPRSTSEYIQALSRVGRKYQGIIFLWFYPNRTRDLSFYQNFNEYHNILEHKVENVPLSRWAKLGFKQTFTSVFNASILNYLSNVLERPIYSIPAAVEVFSDPKNVDILIEFIKKAYISNSKMLGSEFFDDEIEKEALERIKYLEGYGGPATSFFPNALKDNDNKYYKTQFGMRGIQDEILLSPNYYDFGFLARKRDLNE, encoded by the coding sequence TTGGATATAAAAGCAAATCAATACACTAAATTCACAGATATTTTGGCCTATGATGTTTTAGAGAAATTAAAAGGCAAGCATGATAAATTTGATAGATTTGAAAGCTTTGATAAGCCATCTAAAACATTTATTTTAGGAACACTTGCAGATAAATCAAAAGATGATGAAATAACCTTAAAACGAAAAAAAACAAGTGTAAAAAATAGTAGTTTATCTGTAAAGTTTTTATTAGAACAATTTAAAGATCCTATAACTGTAATTCCCAGTTTATCAGTGTATTATCGTGTTTATCCCACTTTTGAAGAGCAGATAAATTTTATTAAATCGAAAAATTTGGAAGATGATAAAACTGTTCCCTTGGCCCGCATATGGAAAAGAAAAGATCTTAAATTCAATCCTATTTCCTTAAAAATTGATGATTTAGACCATTATCTTGATTTTGAGGTTGTCATTGGAGACATACGTCTTGAAGAAGATTTATATTTATCTGGAACTGAAATTCCTATATCTTCCCTGGAAAATGATTCCACTTTTTATTCCCACATTGATTCTCTAAAAAATAAAAAAATAATTCCCAACTTTAAATGGGAATGCAGATTGTATTTAGAGAAAGATAAATTATTACACCATCAGGAAGAACTTCTGCTAGTTGAATTAGGAATGGTAAATGAAACAGAAGAAAATAATAGATATGAAACATTTTTATTTGATTGTCAAATGGAAATAGAATTAAATAAAAATGAAATAAAGCCTTTTATATATAATTATAATTATGAAAATTATCTTAAATCCTACGAAAGTCACCTTAGATGCTTAAATTGTCATGCGAATTATAATCCTAGTGAAAATAGGATAACTACTCAAAGTTATGCTAAATTTAATCAAATAAAGGTTTCCCCCAGAAATTCTATTAAAGATTTAAAATTTGACTTCAAATCATTGATGCAGGATTCAGGCTTAGAAAAACTTCAAAAACTCCAGGATCTTATGGAAAATCATTATGAAGATTGCCTTGGATCAAATTATGATTTAGAGTACTTGAATTCTTTAGATAATTTTAAAAATATGCAAGAAAGATTCAAAAATGGATTAGAAATTTTAAAATCTGAAAAAAATATATTTAAAGCTTTTAAATTTATGAATAAATCTTTTCTTAAAAATTCTAAGGGTTATGATTCTTGGAGAATTTTCCAGATAGTATTCATTGTTTGTGTGATTCCGGAAATTGTCGAAAAGAATGCTCAAAGAGATGTTTGCGATTTACTTCATGTAATGACAGGTGGTGGTAAGTCCGAAGCTTATTTTGGTATTGTGCTTTTTTCAGCATTTTATGATAGATTATCTGGAAAAGAATTTGGAGTAACTGCGCTTACCAAGTTCCCCTTAAGAATGCTTTCCATTCAGCAGTTACAAAGAATTGCTAACTTGTTCATGTGGGCTGAAGAAATAAGAAAAGAAGAAGAATTAGGTGGCGAACCTTTTTCTATAGCATATTTTGTTGGCCAAAGTAAAGAATTCCCCCGATTTAATAACGATATCATCAAAAAGATCTTGAAAGCTAAAACTAAAAATAAGAAAATTGATGGTAGAATAATAGATTCCTGTCCCATTTGTCAGGGAAACGTATTTTTAGAAGTAGATCCTCAAAAACAGATTATATTACATCAATGTGATGAATGTAATCGGAATTTCAGATTATTTTTTACCGACGATGAAATATATAGATTCATACCTACTTTCATTGTATGTACTGTTGATAAATTAGCAGGCATAGCATTGAACCGTCGTTTTAAGAATTTATTTGGCGGAAAAATTGATGAGTGCCCTAATGGTCATGGATTTATGCCTAGAAATGATAGTTGTGAATCTACCACTGATATTAAATGTGGAGAATTTGGAAAGCCTATCAATGTTTCTTTTAATACCGGCCCTTCCCTTATAATCCAAGATGAAATGCACCTAATAAAAGAAGGATTTGGTACAATTGATTCTCATTTCGAATCTCTATTTGAATCAATGCAATATGAATTTACAGGTGAAAAATTCAAGAATATTGCCATGAGTGCCACAGTTACTGGTGCTAAAGATCAAATAGAACATCTCTATCACAAAAAAATACGTGTTTTTCCCTGTAGGCTTTTAGATAAAAATAACAATGATTTCTTTTTTGAAAATATTTTAGAGAATAATCAACCGGTACAACAACGGCAGATTATTGGATTAAAACCTAATCTAAGAGATAATAATTTTGCATTACTATTAACCTTAAATTATATTTCTGAATTCATTAAAAGAGTTGAAGATGATCTTACTAAATTTGCAGATATGCATGATTTTAATCAAAATGAATTAGTTGAAATCTTAAAAAGTTATAAAAATATTTTAACTTATCATAATAAAAAATCAGATGTTCATCAGATGAATTTTTTCTTAGATGATTATGTAAACTCTAAAACAGAACTTTATCAAATTGAACCTTTAATTTTAACGGGAGATAATTCGTTAGACCATATAAAAGAATCTATTAAGCATATTAATCATTTTTATGATGATATTACGAAAAAAGAGAAATTATTAGCAGTATTTGCTACTAGTATTGTTTCCCATGGAGTAGATATAGATAAATGGAATGTGATGATGTTTCAGGGTATGCCACGAAGTACCTCTGAATATATTCAAGCTTTAAGTCGTGTTGGTAGAAAATACCAAGGAATAATATTTTTATGGTTTTATCCTAATCGAACAAGAGACTTGAGCTTCTACCAGAATTTTAATGAATATCATAATATATTGGAACATAAAGTGGAAAATGTTCCTCTATCTCGCTGGGCTAAGTTAGGATTTAAACAGACATTTACTTCTGTATTTAATGCTAGTATTCTTAATTATCTGTCTAATGTGTTGGAGAGACCTATTTATAGTATACCTGCTGCTGTTGAAGTATTTTCTGATCCGAAAAATGTGGATATCTTAATAGAATTTATTAAGAAAGCGTATATTTCTAATTCTAAGATGCTAGGGTCTGAATTTTTTGATGATGAAATTGAAAAAGAAGCATTAGAACGAATAAAATACTTAGAAGGTTATGGGGGACCAGCAACTTCCTTTTTCCCTAATGCTCTTAAAGATAACGATAATAAATATTATAAAACCCAGTTTGGGATGAGGGGTATTCAAGATGAGATACTATTATCTCCAAATTACTATGACTTTGGCTTTTTGGCCAGAAAGAGGGATTTGAATGAATGA
- a CDS encoding DISARM anti-phage system protein DrmE domain-containing protein yields MEKWASKIHHINTYNPDCKDAMDYYYNTKLTENISPLTNFFLNTFLNSMDKKNIIVTFPDNILRPLPLIAYSYSFLKNKSTMVFTSSTRGLENKSPREIHNMGYYMLNWDGEYLFYDIPIGFIFKDKVEAKIKMPLANRRFKKKYIEHLKNNFTNTNGPKILLYADNGTRIVDTVNNILLDNKNKFKHEMNFDLGCIIFENVDRYVNSKYTSKQFINWIKDYHDKDINFIFHFSNPNSPFINYIKDKTDSFVIPFNNGILTNNEGISIPSLEYYDKKDPVEIKIIENYNLDRPYFYHNDSDITVFEPLLEAGNIDKHFMEAKNLLKRVLEDQLFNKKLYYRSLGLLYSLQDLIINPSKYKLRYGDKDIGWRFFSITEFLEMFQSRLPKENTFNQLVLGEYITQLENIYSELSKCRRFGEESSFNRIGKDYKILEIAQNKNDYFSDHVLMIGAYSNSEASVLREELERWDIDGIEVRHIGWLNKSHFDRSNYSLLLPGPIPVKYFSELLRPYKKILVLAYEGYNFNRIKDQMKLVSDFSVKEEIVSMNYFKEIYEFMGIPQNDALFEDYHKRINEKEIETDTLPSGNVSNTFDDLKELISIDSSEYKEDLDNLGRMIKHIKSANQRTEESKEYSESLEFYLRNLETGKKYKKTLPLAKTYFFLKNIGSKIEEGSPKELKPGNFVIVIDNDEKKTLLQLIIEIYDLESSIDKEIIEFWKERLMLFIKDTGIKYKQFYDAYNNFGGEKHYQTVLNWCKGRVIGPEESKDLYYIGKILDEEILINNHKLISEEIGKVRNIHRTTGRKLKKVIKSVIFEGSGLDAQNLNYEEYLFYEKVKNGIYEVLEIK; encoded by the coding sequence ATGGAAAAATGGGCATCAAAAATTCACCATATAAATACTTATAATCCGGACTGTAAAGATGCAATGGATTATTATTACAATACGAAGCTTACTGAAAACATAAGTCCACTAACCAATTTCTTTCTAAACACATTTTTAAATTCGATGGATAAAAAAAACATCATTGTAACTTTTCCAGATAATATTTTAAGACCTTTACCCCTAATAGCGTACAGTTACTCCTTTTTAAAAAATAAAAGTACCATGGTATTTACTTCCAGTACAAGAGGCCTTGAAAATAAGAGCCCGAGAGAAATACATAATATGGGATATTACATGTTAAATTGGGATGGTGAATATCTTTTTTATGATATACCAATTGGCTTTATTTTTAAAGACAAGGTTGAGGCTAAAATAAAAATGCCTTTAGCTAATCGTAGATTTAAGAAGAAATATATTGAACACTTAAAAAACAATTTCACTAATACAAATGGCCCTAAAATATTGCTTTATGCGGATAATGGTACTAGAATAGTTGATACAGTAAATAATATTCTTCTAGATAATAAAAATAAATTTAAACATGAAATGAATTTTGATTTAGGCTGTATCATATTTGAAAATGTTGATCGATATGTGAATTCTAAATACACTAGTAAACAGTTCATCAATTGGATTAAAGATTATCACGATAAAGATATTAATTTCATTTTTCATTTTTCTAATCCTAATTCTCCCTTTATTAATTATATAAAAGATAAAACAGATTCCTTTGTCATCCCCTTTAATAATGGAATTTTAACTAACAATGAAGGCATTTCTATACCCTCTTTGGAATATTATGATAAGAAAGATCCAGTAGAAATAAAAATTATAGAAAATTATAATTTAGATAGACCTTACTTTTATCATAATGATAGCGATATAACTGTTTTTGAACCATTATTAGAGGCCGGCAATATTGATAAACATTTCATGGAAGCCAAAAATTTATTAAAAAGAGTACTGGAAGACCAATTATTTAATAAAAAACTATATTATCGTTCTTTAGGTTTATTATACAGTTTACAGGATTTAATTATTAATCCTTCTAAATATAAACTAAGATATGGCGACAAAGACATTGGATGGAGATTTTTTTCCATCACAGAATTTTTAGAAATGTTTCAAAGTAGGCTCCCCAAAGAAAATACCTTTAATCAATTAGTTTTAGGTGAATATATAACTCAACTAGAAAACATTTACTCTGAATTGAGTAAATGTAGACGTTTTGGGGAAGAAAGTTCCTTTAATCGCATTGGAAAAGATTACAAAATATTAGAAATAGCTCAAAATAAAAACGATTACTTTAGCGATCATGTTTTAATGATAGGAGCCTATTCTAATTCTGAAGCTTCAGTTTTAAGGGAAGAATTAGAGCGTTGGGATATAGATGGTATTGAAGTTAGACATATTGGATGGTTAAATAAGTCTCACTTTGATAGATCTAATTATAGTTTACTCTTACCAGGACCCATACCGGTTAAATACTTTTCTGAACTGTTAAGGCCCTATAAAAAGATTTTAGTACTAGCCTATGAAGGATATAACTTTAATCGAATTAAAGACCAAATGAAACTGGTTTCTGATTTTTCAGTTAAAGAAGAAATTGTTTCTATGAACTATTTTAAAGAAATATATGAGTTCATGGGAATTCCTCAAAACGATGCCTTATTTGAGGATTATCATAAACGTATAAATGAAAAAGAAATAGAAACAGATACATTACCCTCGGGAAACGTTTCTAATACTTTTGATGATCTTAAAGAACTAATATCTATAGATTCATCAGAATATAAAGAAGATTTAGATAACTTAGGACGCATGATTAAGCATATAAAAAGTGCTAATCAAAGGACCGAGGAGAGTAAAGAATATTCAGAATCTCTGGAATTTTATTTACGTAATCTAGAAACTGGTAAAAAATACAAAAAAACCCTACCATTGGCAAAAACTTATTTCTTTTTAAAGAATATAGGATCTAAAATTGAAGAGGGAAGTCCTAAAGAATTAAAACCAGGTAATTTTGTTATAGTAATTGATAATGATGAGAAAAAAACTCTATTACAACTTATAATAGAAATCTATGATCTAGAATCTAGTATTGATAAAGAGATTATTGAATTTTGGAAAGAAAGGTTAATGTTATTTATAAAAGATACTGGTATCAAATATAAACAATTTTACGATGCTTATAACAATTTTGGTGGAGAAAAACATTATCAAACTGTATTAAATTGGTGTAAAGGTCGGGTAATTGGCCCGGAAGAATCAAAAGATTTGTATTATATTGGAAAAATACTCGACGAAGAAATCTTGATTAATAATCATAAATTAATCTCTGAAGAAATTGGAAAAGTGCGCAATATTCATCGAACCACAGGAAGAAAATTAAAAAAGGTAATAAAATCAGTGATTTTTGAGGGAAGTGGTTTAGATGCTCAAAATCTTAATTATGAAGAGTATCTTTTCTATGAGAAAGTAAAAAATGGGATTTACGAAGTTCTTGAAATCAAGTAG